The Rissa tridactyla isolate bRisTri1 chromosome 6, bRisTri1.patW.cur.20221130, whole genome shotgun sequence genome includes a region encoding these proteins:
- the XPNPEP1 gene encoding xaa-Pro aminopeptidase 1 isoform X1: protein MSPKITTELLKQLRQVMKSPKYVQEPVQAYIVPSGDAHQSEYIAPCDCRRAFISGFDGSAGTAIVTEQHAAMWTDGRYFLQAAHQMDNNWTLMKMGLKDTPTQEDWLVSVLPEGSKVGVDPFIIPADQWKRMSKALRSAGHDLVPVKENLIDTIWTDCPQRPCKPLITLDLSYTGVSWRDKIVALRSKMAERKVLWFVVTALDEVAWLFNLRGSDVEYNPVFFAYAVIGMNTIRLFIDGDRMMDPAVREHLQLDSTLEPEFKIQVMPYGSILSELQAVGAGLSPKEKVWLSDKASYALTEAIPKAYRYLTPYTPICIAKAVKNSSETEGMRRAHIKDAVALCELFNWLEKEVPKGTVTEIIAADKAEEFRSQQKDFVELSFATISSTGPNGAIIHYKPVPETNRTLSVNEIYLLDSGAQYKDGTTDVTRTMHFGTPSDYEKECFTYVLKGHIAVSAAIFPNGTKGHLLDSFARSALWDCGLDYLHGTGHGVGSFLNVHEGPCGISYKTFADEPLEAGMIVSDEPGYYEDGSFGIRIENVVLVIPAETKYNFKNRGSLTFEPLTLVPIQMKMIDVNLLTQKECNWVNDYHQKCREVIGAELERQGRHEALQWLIRETEPLVRV from the exons AGTGAGTATATTGCACCGTGTGATTGCAGACGGGCGTTCATCTCTGGATTTGATGGCTCTGCAGGTAC TGCCATAGTAACTGAACAGCATGCAGCCATGTGGACAGATGGACGCTACTTCCTGCAAGCTGCACATCAAATGGATAACAACTGGACACTCATGAAAATGG GTCTGAAAGATACGCCGACTCAGGAGGATTGGCTAGTGAGTGTCCTTCCAGAAGGCTCGAAGGTGGGAGTGGACCCTTTCATTATTCCAGCTG ACCAGTGGAAGAGGATGTCCAAAGCCTTAAGAAGTGCTGGCCATGACCTTGTGCCTGTTAAAGAAAACCTGATCGATACAATCTGGACAGACTGTCCTCAGCGCCCCTGCAAGCCTCTCATCACGCTCGACCTGAGTTATACAG GGGTCAGCTGGAGAGACAAAATTGTAGCCCTCCGTTCAAAAATGGCTGAGAGGAAAGTCCTGTGGTTTGTGGTAACAGCCTTGGATGAAGTAGCGT GGCTTTTCAACCTCCGAGGCTCTGATGTTGAGTACAATCCTGTGTTTTTTGCATACGCCGTCATAGGAATGAACACAATCAG GCTCTTCATCGATGGTGACCGAATGATGGACCCAGCTGTGAGGGAGCACTTACAGCTCGATTCCACCCTGGAACCTGAATTTAAAATCCAAGTAATGCCCTATGGATCTATCCTGTCAGAGCTGCAGGCCGTTGGTGCAGGGCTCTCACCCAAGGAGAAAGTGTGGCTCAGTGACAAAGCCAGCTATGCTCTGACTGAGGCCATTCCCAAG GCTTACCGATACCTCACCCCGTATACCCCCATCTGCATTGCAAAAGCTGTGAAGAACTCATCGGAAACAGAAGGCATGAGAAGAGCACAT ATCAAAGATGCTGTTGCCCTGTGTGAGCTCTTTAACTGGCTGGAGAAAGAG GTTCCAAAGggaacagtaacagaaataatTGCCGCAGACAAAGCAGAGGAGTTTCGCAG CCAACAGAAAGACTTTGTTGAATTGAGTTTTGCTACCATATCAAGCACAGGCCCAAATGGAGCCATCATTCACTACAA GCCAGTTCCTGAGACCAACAGAACGCTGTCTGTGAATGAGATCTACCTCCTGGACTCAGGAGCGCAGTACAA AGATGGTACCACAGATGTGACCAGGACAATGCATTTTGGCACACCGTCAGACTATGAAAAG GAATGCTTCACCTATGTCTTGAAGGGACATATAGCTGTGAGTGCAGCCATCTTCCCAAATGGAACCAAAG GTCACCTTCTAGATTCCTTTGCCCGCTCTGCCTTGTGGGATTGTGGTTTGGATTACCTGCATGGGACGGGACATGGAGTTGGCTCTTTCCTAAACGTACATGAGGGTCCTTGCGGCATTAGCTACAAAACCTTTGCAGACGAGCCCTTGGAGGCTGGCATGATCGTCTCTGATG AGCCTGGGTATTATGAAGACGGGTCCTTTGGGATCCGAATAGAAAATGTCGTCCTGGTGATTCCTGCCGAAACCAAG TACAATTTCAAAAACAGAGGGAGCCTGACTTTTGAACCCTTAACCCTGGTTCCAATTCAGATGAAAATGATTGATGTTAATTTGCTGACACAAAAAGAG TGTAACTGGGTGAACGACTACCATCAGAAGTGCAGGGAAGTAATTGGAGCGGAACTGGAGAGGCAAGGCCGGCACGAAGCTCTTCAGTGGCTCATCCGGGAGACAGAGCCTCTCGTCAGAGTTTAG
- the XPNPEP1 gene encoding xaa-Pro aminopeptidase 1 isoform X2, which translates to MSPKITTELLKQLRQVMKSPKYVQEPVQAYIVPSGDAHQSEYIAPCDCRRAFISGFDGSAGTAIVTEQHAAMWTDGRYFLQAAHQMDNNWTLMKMGLKDTPTQEDWLVSVLPEGSKVGVDPFIIPADQWKRMSKALRSAGHDLVPVKENLIDTIWTDCPQRPCKPLITLDLSYTGVSWRDKIVALRSKMAERKVLWFVVTALDEVAWLFNLRGSDVEYNPVFFAYAVIGMNTIRLFIDGDRMMDPAVREHLQLDSTLEPEFKIQVMPYGSILSELQAVGAGLSPKEKVWLSDKASYALTEAIPKAYRYLTPYTPICIAKAVKNSSETEGMRRAHVPKGTVTEIIAADKAEEFRSQQKDFVELSFATISSTGPNGAIIHYKPVPETNRTLSVNEIYLLDSGAQYKDGTTDVTRTMHFGTPSDYEKECFTYVLKGHIAVSAAIFPNGTKGHLLDSFARSALWDCGLDYLHGTGHGVGSFLNVHEGPCGISYKTFADEPLEAGMIVSDEPGYYEDGSFGIRIENVVLVIPAETKYNFKNRGSLTFEPLTLVPIQMKMIDVNLLTQKECNWVNDYHQKCREVIGAELERQGRHEALQWLIRETEPLVRV; encoded by the exons AGTGAGTATATTGCACCGTGTGATTGCAGACGGGCGTTCATCTCTGGATTTGATGGCTCTGCAGGTAC TGCCATAGTAACTGAACAGCATGCAGCCATGTGGACAGATGGACGCTACTTCCTGCAAGCTGCACATCAAATGGATAACAACTGGACACTCATGAAAATGG GTCTGAAAGATACGCCGACTCAGGAGGATTGGCTAGTGAGTGTCCTTCCAGAAGGCTCGAAGGTGGGAGTGGACCCTTTCATTATTCCAGCTG ACCAGTGGAAGAGGATGTCCAAAGCCTTAAGAAGTGCTGGCCATGACCTTGTGCCTGTTAAAGAAAACCTGATCGATACAATCTGGACAGACTGTCCTCAGCGCCCCTGCAAGCCTCTCATCACGCTCGACCTGAGTTATACAG GGGTCAGCTGGAGAGACAAAATTGTAGCCCTCCGTTCAAAAATGGCTGAGAGGAAAGTCCTGTGGTTTGTGGTAACAGCCTTGGATGAAGTAGCGT GGCTTTTCAACCTCCGAGGCTCTGATGTTGAGTACAATCCTGTGTTTTTTGCATACGCCGTCATAGGAATGAACACAATCAG GCTCTTCATCGATGGTGACCGAATGATGGACCCAGCTGTGAGGGAGCACTTACAGCTCGATTCCACCCTGGAACCTGAATTTAAAATCCAAGTAATGCCCTATGGATCTATCCTGTCAGAGCTGCAGGCCGTTGGTGCAGGGCTCTCACCCAAGGAGAAAGTGTGGCTCAGTGACAAAGCCAGCTATGCTCTGACTGAGGCCATTCCCAAG GCTTACCGATACCTCACCCCGTATACCCCCATCTGCATTGCAAAAGCTGTGAAGAACTCATCGGAAACAGAAGGCATGAGAAGAGCACAT GTTCCAAAGggaacagtaacagaaataatTGCCGCAGACAAAGCAGAGGAGTTTCGCAG CCAACAGAAAGACTTTGTTGAATTGAGTTTTGCTACCATATCAAGCACAGGCCCAAATGGAGCCATCATTCACTACAA GCCAGTTCCTGAGACCAACAGAACGCTGTCTGTGAATGAGATCTACCTCCTGGACTCAGGAGCGCAGTACAA AGATGGTACCACAGATGTGACCAGGACAATGCATTTTGGCACACCGTCAGACTATGAAAAG GAATGCTTCACCTATGTCTTGAAGGGACATATAGCTGTGAGTGCAGCCATCTTCCCAAATGGAACCAAAG GTCACCTTCTAGATTCCTTTGCCCGCTCTGCCTTGTGGGATTGTGGTTTGGATTACCTGCATGGGACGGGACATGGAGTTGGCTCTTTCCTAAACGTACATGAGGGTCCTTGCGGCATTAGCTACAAAACCTTTGCAGACGAGCCCTTGGAGGCTGGCATGATCGTCTCTGATG AGCCTGGGTATTATGAAGACGGGTCCTTTGGGATCCGAATAGAAAATGTCGTCCTGGTGATTCCTGCCGAAACCAAG TACAATTTCAAAAACAGAGGGAGCCTGACTTTTGAACCCTTAACCCTGGTTCCAATTCAGATGAAAATGATTGATGTTAATTTGCTGACACAAAAAGAG TGTAACTGGGTGAACGACTACCATCAGAAGTGCAGGGAAGTAATTGGAGCGGAACTGGAGAGGCAAGGCCGGCACGAAGCTCTTCAGTGGCTCATCCGGGAGACAGAGCCTCTCGTCAGAGTTTAG
- the XPNPEP1 gene encoding xaa-Pro aminopeptidase 1 isoform X3 translates to MWTDGRYFLQAAHQMDNNWTLMKMGLKDTPTQEDWLVSVLPEGSKVGVDPFIIPADQWKRMSKALRSAGHDLVPVKENLIDTIWTDCPQRPCKPLITLDLSYTGVSWRDKIVALRSKMAERKVLWFVVTALDEVAWLFNLRGSDVEYNPVFFAYAVIGMNTIRLFIDGDRMMDPAVREHLQLDSTLEPEFKIQVMPYGSILSELQAVGAGLSPKEKVWLSDKASYALTEAIPKAYRYLTPYTPICIAKAVKNSSETEGMRRAHIKDAVALCELFNWLEKEVPKGTVTEIIAADKAEEFRSQQKDFVELSFATISSTGPNGAIIHYKPVPETNRTLSVNEIYLLDSGAQYKDGTTDVTRTMHFGTPSDYEKECFTYVLKGHIAVSAAIFPNGTKGHLLDSFARSALWDCGLDYLHGTGHGVGSFLNVHEGPCGISYKTFADEPLEAGMIVSDEPGYYEDGSFGIRIENVVLVIPAETKYNFKNRGSLTFEPLTLVPIQMKMIDVNLLTQKECNWVNDYHQKCREVIGAELERQGRHEALQWLIRETEPLVRV, encoded by the exons ATGTGGACAGATGGACGCTACTTCCTGCAAGCTGCACATCAAATGGATAACAACTGGACACTCATGAAAATGG GTCTGAAAGATACGCCGACTCAGGAGGATTGGCTAGTGAGTGTCCTTCCAGAAGGCTCGAAGGTGGGAGTGGACCCTTTCATTATTCCAGCTG ACCAGTGGAAGAGGATGTCCAAAGCCTTAAGAAGTGCTGGCCATGACCTTGTGCCTGTTAAAGAAAACCTGATCGATACAATCTGGACAGACTGTCCTCAGCGCCCCTGCAAGCCTCTCATCACGCTCGACCTGAGTTATACAG GGGTCAGCTGGAGAGACAAAATTGTAGCCCTCCGTTCAAAAATGGCTGAGAGGAAAGTCCTGTGGTTTGTGGTAACAGCCTTGGATGAAGTAGCGT GGCTTTTCAACCTCCGAGGCTCTGATGTTGAGTACAATCCTGTGTTTTTTGCATACGCCGTCATAGGAATGAACACAATCAG GCTCTTCATCGATGGTGACCGAATGATGGACCCAGCTGTGAGGGAGCACTTACAGCTCGATTCCACCCTGGAACCTGAATTTAAAATCCAAGTAATGCCCTATGGATCTATCCTGTCAGAGCTGCAGGCCGTTGGTGCAGGGCTCTCACCCAAGGAGAAAGTGTGGCTCAGTGACAAAGCCAGCTATGCTCTGACTGAGGCCATTCCCAAG GCTTACCGATACCTCACCCCGTATACCCCCATCTGCATTGCAAAAGCTGTGAAGAACTCATCGGAAACAGAAGGCATGAGAAGAGCACAT ATCAAAGATGCTGTTGCCCTGTGTGAGCTCTTTAACTGGCTGGAGAAAGAG GTTCCAAAGggaacagtaacagaaataatTGCCGCAGACAAAGCAGAGGAGTTTCGCAG CCAACAGAAAGACTTTGTTGAATTGAGTTTTGCTACCATATCAAGCACAGGCCCAAATGGAGCCATCATTCACTACAA GCCAGTTCCTGAGACCAACAGAACGCTGTCTGTGAATGAGATCTACCTCCTGGACTCAGGAGCGCAGTACAA AGATGGTACCACAGATGTGACCAGGACAATGCATTTTGGCACACCGTCAGACTATGAAAAG GAATGCTTCACCTATGTCTTGAAGGGACATATAGCTGTGAGTGCAGCCATCTTCCCAAATGGAACCAAAG GTCACCTTCTAGATTCCTTTGCCCGCTCTGCCTTGTGGGATTGTGGTTTGGATTACCTGCATGGGACGGGACATGGAGTTGGCTCTTTCCTAAACGTACATGAGGGTCCTTGCGGCATTAGCTACAAAACCTTTGCAGACGAGCCCTTGGAGGCTGGCATGATCGTCTCTGATG AGCCTGGGTATTATGAAGACGGGTCCTTTGGGATCCGAATAGAAAATGTCGTCCTGGTGATTCCTGCCGAAACCAAG TACAATTTCAAAAACAGAGGGAGCCTGACTTTTGAACCCTTAACCCTGGTTCCAATTCAGATGAAAATGATTGATGTTAATTTGCTGACACAAAAAGAG TGTAACTGGGTGAACGACTACCATCAGAAGTGCAGGGAAGTAATTGGAGCGGAACTGGAGAGGCAAGGCCGGCACGAAGCTCTTCAGTGGCTCATCCGGGAGACAGAGCCTCTCGTCAGAGTTTAG